From the genome of Phaeodactylum tricornutum CCAP 1055/1 chromosome 13, whole genome shotgun sequence, one region includes:
- the Spc12 gene encoding signal peptidase 12 kDa subunit (signal peptidase complex subunit 1 homolog, probably ER located) — protein MDYEGQQLAELLFYWIILAFGAVGWIIGFFQQDFLIVFQAWLVGVVISIILCVPDWPFYNRHPIQWLESVPDRRSKVN, from the exons ATGGATTACGAAGGCCAACAACTTGCGGAGCTTTTGTTCTACTGGATTATTCTGGCCTTTGGAGCTGTCGGCTGGATCATCGGCTTTTTTCAACAagactttttgattgtttttcAAGCATGGCTTGTGGGTGTCGTCATTTCCATTATT CTGTGCGTCCCGGACTGGCCATTCTATAACCGACATCCTATTCAATGGCTCGAGTCTGTCCCAGATCGGAGAAGCAAAGTTAATTGA
- a CDS encoding predicted protein, translated as MKTERSSTAILLVFFAVQCLRASAFSLSSTSHSPQLLTRSRSRKTTSNELFWTLQASTENEDHINQTGDYVLQTCSKAGSRRQFVAKATGTISLAAFAGNTIAVESSPICVIGANGRTGSQCVQACVERGIPVRATSRSGTYNGDSSSKLVALLPCDVTKPATISRAIERCQAVIFCASASKNGGTPSQVDNDGLVNVARACLAQKIPHLVVVSSGAVTKPNSPVFQFLNLFGKIMEEKIKGEDEVRRLYSMSGNQPSLVYTVIRPGGLTEDAPRGVTALELNQGDTKSGRIARADVAALCIEATRYPGLTGFATFECYDSDTGKPLSTVGISNILKQKAAPADFTSGTEHVGETFEKLFTGLQRD; from the coding sequence ATGAAGACAGAGCGCTCAAGTACCGCTATCCTTCTAGTGTTCTTTGCAGTACAATGCTTACGGGCAAgtgccttttctttgtcttcgaCCAGTCACTCGCCACAACTCCTGACGAGATCTAGAAGCAGAAAGACTACCTCGAATGAACTCTTCTGGACATTGCAGGCTTCGACCGAAAACGAAGACCACATAAATCAAACCGGTGACTACGTCTTGCAGACATGTTCTAAAGCGGGCTCGCGTCGTCAATTCGTTGCTAAGGCAACAGGCACAATATCTTTGGCTGCCTTTGCTGGCAATACCATTGCAGTCGAAAGCTCTCCTATATGCGTCATTGGAGCCAATGGTCGAACAGGAAGCCAGTGTGTCCAAGCATGTGTCGAACGAGGGATTCCCGTCAGAGCAACCTCGCGGTCGGGTACTTACAATGGCGACAGCTCCTCAAAGCTGGTTGCATTGTTACCCTGTGACGTGACAAAGCCTGCAACGATCAGTAGAGCCATCGAGAGGTGTCAGGCCGTTATCTTTTGTGCGTCTGCAAGTAAGAATGGGGGAACTCCATCCCAAGTGGACAATGATGGATTGGTGAACGTCGCCAGAGCTTGTCTCGCGCAAAAGATTCCGCACTTAGTAGTTGTCAGTTCCGGAGCGGTGACCAAGCCAAATTCTCCAGTCTTTCAGTTTCTGAATCTTTTCGGAAAAATAATGGAAGAAAAGATCAAAGGCGAAGACGAAGTACGTAGATTGTACTCCATGAGCGGAAACCAGCCTAGTTTGGTGTATACCGTGATTCGTCCGGGAGGGTTGACGGAAGATGCACCACGAGGTGTCACAGCTTTGGAACTGAATCAGGGCGACACAAAAAGCGGACGGATTGCTAGGGCTGATGTAGCTGCGTTGTGTATCGAAGCGACGCGCTATCCAGGCCTAACTGGCTTTGCTACATTTGAATGCTATGATTCCGATACGGGCAAACCCTTGTCCACCGTCGGAATCAGCAACATTTTGAAACAAAAAGCAGCCCCTGCAGATTTTACGAGTGGTACGGAACATGTTGGAGAAACGTTTGAGAAACTCTTTACGGGTCTACAACGAGACTAG